A single region of the Blastopirellula marina genome encodes:
- a CDS encoding twin-arginine translocase TatA/TatE family subunit produces MLHEIGTSSALLGFFGSMGMQEMAVIGVIAILLFGKNLPGVAKTFGKYYGDFKRGLSDIQSEFHNATREVEDSASSGYSSKSSPAQFDDYDDFEEASAPKFEPPPQSSTPEKSELA; encoded by the coding sequence ATGTTGCATGAAATAGGAACATCGTCGGCACTTCTCGGCTTCTTCGGCAGTATGGGCATGCAAGAGATGGCGGTCATTGGTGTGATCGCGATTCTGCTGTTCGGCAAAAATCTGCCAGGCGTGGCCAAGACCTTCGGAAAGTACTACGGCGACTTCAAACGGGGCCTCTCCGACATCCAGTCCGAGTTCCACAACGCGACAAGGGAGGTTGAGGATTCCGCGAGCAGCGGGTATAGTTCCAAGAGTTCGCCCGCACAGTTTGATGATTACGACGACTTCGAAGAGGCCAGCGCTCCGAAATTCGAGCCCCCGCCCCAATCGTCGACGCCGGAGAAATCGGAACTTGCCTGA
- a CDS encoding DUF1080 domain-containing protein has translation MRTLLASLLLGLLIVGPSVSVSAAEPEEGFVSIFNGKNLDGWVGNTKGYKVEEGCIVCDPKAGGGNLYTENEYANFVLRFEFKLPPGANNGLGIRAPLEGNAAYNGYELQILDNTAKKYATLKPYQYHGSLYGLAPAKRGHLKPVGEWNEQEVTVDGDLVKVVLNGTEILNVNLEEIRNNPTLDGSEHPGLKRSTGHIGFLGHGDKVEFRNLRLKSLPEKK, from the coding sequence ATGCGAACGCTTCTGGCTTCCCTTCTGTTGGGCTTGTTGATCGTTGGTCCGTCCGTTTCTGTTTCCGCTGCCGAGCCTGAGGAAGGCTTCGTTTCGATCTTCAACGGCAAGAACCTCGATGGCTGGGTTGGTAACACCAAAGGCTACAAGGTCGAAGAGGGGTGCATTGTCTGCGATCCGAAAGCAGGCGGCGGCAATCTCTACACCGAGAATGAATACGCTAACTTTGTCTTGCGATTTGAATTCAAGCTGCCGCCAGGAGCGAACAATGGCCTTGGTATCCGGGCACCACTCGAAGGAAACGCCGCCTACAACGGGTACGAACTCCAGATCCTGGACAACACTGCCAAGAAGTATGCAACCCTGAAGCCGTATCAGTATCACGGTTCGCTCTACGGCCTGGCACCTGCCAAGCGTGGTCACCTGAAGCCCGTCGGCGAATGGAACGAGCAGGAAGTGACTGTGGATGGCGATCTGGTGAAGGTCGTGCTCAACGGCACCGAAATCCTGAACGTCAACCTGGAAGAGATTCGCAACAACCCCACGCTTGACGGTAGCGAACACCCAGGCCTGAAGCGTTCGACTGGGCACATTGGTTTTCTGGGACACGGCGATAAGGTTGAATTCCGCAACCTGCGTTTGAAGTCGCTGCCTGAGAAGAAATAG
- a CDS encoding BON domain-containing protein, protein MSRLIHLAIIAAFMAVPAIAMGGDTEIAQSIVKQLQAKKSEGSLKGFNIGLRVEEGVVWLEGHVSNPEQHDLAIDIARRVSGVERVVDGVRIEGNVVAQPEATEPVSAPRDLAAGDLSKPAPQLQAAPMIQEVAQQVPAVPQIMEEPMLEPQGGFSFSPVQPVNAEAPSEDQSVLANQPTPAAPLRQLKPVPAGQPRPIPAQTPAYQVAANNNAAAANTHMAQQPMAAVAPPAYYPAQYGYGYYRPARYDHPHMPGYAWPAYAAHPNYAAVVYPRQYSPQAWPYIGPFYPYPQVPLGWRKVEMEWKDGWWTLDFKARRHSSF, encoded by the coding sequence ATGTCACGTCTAATTCATTTGGCGATCATTGCGGCTTTTATGGCCGTGCCTGCGATCGCGATGGGTGGGGATACCGAAATTGCCCAGTCCATCGTTAAGCAGCTGCAAGCCAAGAAGTCCGAAGGGAGCCTGAAGGGCTTCAACATTGGTTTGCGAGTGGAAGAAGGGGTCGTCTGGCTGGAAGGCCACGTATCGAACCCTGAGCAGCATGATCTTGCGATCGATATCGCTCGTCGTGTTTCTGGTGTTGAACGCGTTGTCGATGGTGTCCGCATCGAAGGCAACGTGGTCGCTCAGCCGGAAGCTACCGAGCCGGTTTCCGCTCCGCGTGATTTGGCTGCTGGCGACCTGAGCAAGCCTGCTCCACAGTTGCAGGCCGCACCGATGATTCAGGAAGTTGCTCAGCAGGTTCCTGCCGTCCCGCAGATCATGGAAGAGCCTATGCTCGAGCCACAAGGCGGATTCAGCTTCTCGCCGGTCCAGCCGGTCAATGCTGAGGCACCTAGCGAAGACCAAAGCGTTTTGGCCAACCAGCCAACGCCAGCCGCTCCGCTTCGTCAGCTGAAACCAGTTCCGGCTGGTCAGCCACGCCCGATCCCAGCTCAGACGCCTGCTTACCAGGTTGCTGCGAACAACAATGCTGCCGCAGCCAACACCCATATGGCTCAGCAGCCGATGGCGGCTGTTGCTCCGCCGGCATACTACCCAGCACAGTACGGATACGGTTACTACCGACCAGCTCGGTACGACCACCCGCACATGCCTGGCTACGCTTGGCCTGCCTACGCGGCTCACCCAAACTACGCGGCTGTTGTTTATCCGCGTCAGTACTCGCCGCAAGCCTGGCCATACATCGGCCCATTCTATCCTTACCCGCAAGTTCCACTGGGATGGCGTAAGGTCGAAATGGAATGGAAAGATGGTTGGTGGACGCTGGACTTCAAGGCCCGCCGTCACAGCTCCTTCTAA
- a CDS encoding tetratricopeptide repeat protein, with the protein MRPSFQKLWLVVVFALVATGGAMARAEQATDQYRIASFHYARGDWQQAIDAFDQFLAQHPDHSQVGIIHFYRGESLVQLSRCDEALRAYTLFLSKLPDHSFVEHAEFRVAECYFLSGQNEAAKNAFQIFQSKYKTSKLIPHAYPYLAEIASKEKHWDEAILMYGKSVKAAATPSIAVESRLGLARCYGQTGDWKEAGLAYEQLLIDLKEHPGKYAAGSIALEAGIAEFKAANYRRAVDRFELAAKEEPKLADQTSFWIAKTYYQVRDWPNAVERLQQLKTSKSLPEFQDEIHYLLGKTSLAQGNTEDAIALFNELSVAWSDSSWTDEALYQLITIHLESGDLAAAQVAWQQLSQRTQPSGLTVRAQMNLAAQLQASDAHEKALEVLQPEFSNLDAEVAQVQRRKYLMAVSLFALSRKEEAKQLLEAPEAMQAGTYRGMSRMLLGLIYSQNEDWIKTIDALDGALKDLTATEQRNQVQLRRTTALLHCDRVTEAKEAWQQVDHRRIADATYLSEVVQIAGAAYRNGEIAWAKTLYEELAAKDNAEKFVEQGLAGLAWCQLANSDAAAATKTLDQLLEKNPNSALAVGAMYQQAQQMEESDIELAIGRYQQLAKHYPQDPLAAHAKLRCASLLDQLQRDAEAEAILVELTESQPDVLPVEDLWYRLAWVRMDQKKQDEALDAFEQIHQRFQDSDLWEDSTYRIAEAALNAGDIEKARQYLQKLLEKKGQSKVAMFGRYMLGQVEVQAGNWQDAIGHMDAVAEHVADEPLHSMAMFWGGEARFRSEKFDDAKAKFEQMLTDNLGRDLESLPVAEMRLAQIFAHQDNWEAAYEKALEIENDYPTFSQAHELDYLMGRCLARQGEFQKARAAYTKVIQSPTAQKGETAAMAQWMIGETFFHQKNYDAAVRAYAQVASNYEAFPKWKAAALLQIGKCHEIQENWEKATQYYTEVRTDFENTPFAPEAETRLSVVRQRTLQAQREGTRTK; encoded by the coding sequence ATGAGACCCTCTTTTCAAAAGCTATGGCTTGTTGTTGTATTCGCCCTGGTCGCGACCGGGGGTGCTATGGCCCGAGCGGAACAGGCTACCGACCAATATCGGATTGCCTCGTTCCACTATGCGCGGGGTGATTGGCAGCAGGCGATCGATGCATTCGATCAGTTCCTGGCCCAGCATCCCGATCACTCGCAGGTCGGCATCATTCACTTTTACCGCGGCGAGTCGCTCGTTCAGTTGTCGCGCTGTGATGAAGCGTTGCGTGCCTACACGCTCTTTCTGAGCAAGCTGCCAGATCATAGTTTCGTGGAACACGCGGAGTTTCGCGTTGCCGAGTGCTACTTCCTTTCCGGACAGAATGAAGCAGCCAAAAACGCATTCCAGATCTTCCAAAGCAAGTATAAAACCAGCAAGCTGATTCCCCACGCGTACCCTTACCTCGCCGAGATCGCAAGCAAAGAGAAACACTGGGACGAAGCCATATTGATGTATGGCAAATCGGTGAAAGCCGCGGCCACGCCAAGCATCGCCGTGGAGTCTCGCTTGGGATTGGCCCGCTGCTATGGTCAGACTGGCGACTGGAAAGAAGCGGGGCTTGCCTACGAACAGTTGCTGATCGATTTGAAAGAGCATCCCGGAAAATATGCCGCCGGCAGTATTGCCCTGGAGGCTGGGATCGCGGAATTCAAGGCCGCCAACTACCGCCGTGCCGTCGACCGCTTTGAATTAGCCGCCAAAGAAGAACCCAAGCTTGCCGATCAAACCAGCTTCTGGATTGCCAAGACGTATTACCAGGTGCGCGACTGGCCCAACGCCGTCGAGCGTTTGCAGCAACTCAAGACAAGCAAGTCCTTGCCTGAATTCCAGGACGAAATCCACTACCTTCTGGGCAAGACATCGCTCGCTCAAGGAAACACCGAGGATGCCATCGCTCTGTTTAACGAACTGAGCGTAGCCTGGTCCGATTCTTCTTGGACCGACGAGGCCCTTTATCAGTTGATTACGATTCATCTGGAAAGTGGAGACCTCGCCGCCGCTCAGGTTGCCTGGCAGCAATTGTCTCAGCGAACGCAGCCCAGCGGATTGACCGTTCGAGCCCAGATGAACCTGGCCGCCCAGCTACAAGCAAGCGACGCACACGAGAAAGCTCTCGAAGTACTGCAGCCTGAGTTTTCCAATCTCGATGCCGAGGTCGCCCAGGTCCAACGCCGCAAGTATTTGATGGCCGTATCCCTCTTTGCGTTATCCCGTAAAGAGGAAGCGAAGCAGTTGTTGGAAGCTCCCGAGGCAATGCAGGCCGGCACCTACCGTGGTATGTCGCGCATGCTGTTGGGACTGATCTACAGCCAGAACGAAGATTGGATCAAAACGATCGATGCGTTGGATGGCGCGTTGAAAGACTTGACGGCAACCGAACAACGCAACCAGGTTCAGCTCCGTCGCACGACTGCCCTGCTCCACTGCGATCGGGTGACAGAAGCAAAGGAGGCCTGGCAGCAGGTCGATCATCGACGGATCGCCGATGCGACCTACCTGAGCGAAGTGGTGCAGATTGCTGGGGCCGCTTACCGAAACGGTGAAATCGCTTGGGCCAAGACGCTTTACGAGGAATTGGCCGCTAAGGACAATGCCGAGAAGTTTGTCGAGCAAGGCCTGGCTGGTCTGGCCTGGTGCCAATTGGCAAACTCCGACGCCGCTGCCGCTACCAAGACCCTTGATCAACTGCTGGAAAAGAATCCCAATAGTGCGCTTGCTGTTGGTGCAATGTACCAACAAGCCCAGCAGATGGAAGAATCGGACATCGAACTGGCCATCGGTCGCTACCAACAGTTGGCCAAGCATTATCCCCAGGATCCTTTGGCGGCTCATGCCAAACTGCGATGTGCTTCGCTGCTGGATCAACTTCAGCGGGACGCCGAAGCGGAAGCCATTTTGGTGGAATTAACCGAAAGCCAGCCTGACGTACTGCCGGTTGAGGACCTCTGGTATCGCCTGGCATGGGTTCGCATGGACCAGAAGAAGCAGGACGAAGCGTTGGATGCGTTCGAGCAGATCCACCAGCGGTTCCAGGATAGCGATTTGTGGGAAGACTCGACCTATCGCATCGCTGAAGCCGCACTCAATGCCGGCGACATCGAGAAGGCACGCCAGTATCTGCAGAAGCTGCTTGAGAAAAAGGGACAGAGCAAAGTCGCCATGTTTGGCCGTTACATGCTGGGCCAGGTCGAAGTTCAGGCCGGCAACTGGCAGGACGCGATCGGGCACATGGACGCCGTTGCCGAGCATGTCGCCGACGAGCCCCTGCATAGCATGGCTATGTTCTGGGGTGGCGAAGCTCGTTTTCGCAGCGAGAAGTTCGACGATGCCAAGGCCAAGTTCGAGCAGATGTTGACTGACAACCTGGGACGCGATTTAGAAAGCTTGCCGGTTGCCGAAATGCGGTTGGCTCAAATCTTCGCCCATCAAGACAACTGGGAAGCCGCATACGAGAAGGCGTTGGAAATCGAGAACGATTATCCCACCTTCTCCCAGGCCCACGAGCTTGATTACCTGATGGGACGTTGCCTCGCTCGCCAGGGCGAATTCCAGAAGGCACGTGCCGCTTACACGAAGGTCATCCAGTCGCCAACTGCCCAAAAGGGAGAAACGGCTGCCATGGCTCAGTGGATGATCGGCGAGACCTTCTTCCATCAAAAGAACTACGATGCGGCCGTTCGGGCCTATGCCCAAGTCGCATCCAATTACGAAGCCTTCCCCAAGTGGAAAGCGGCCGCATTGCTACAGATCGGCAAATGTCACGAGATTCAAGAGAACTGGGAAAAGGCGACGCAGTACTACACGGAAGTACGTACTGACTTCGAGAACACGCCTTTTGCCCCCGAGGCGGAGACACGCTTGAGCGTCGTGCGTCAGCGCACCTTGCAAGCTCAACGGGAAGGGACAAGGACCAAATAA
- the tatA gene encoding twin-arginine translocase TatA/TatE family subunit, giving the protein MIGMNDLALVGFGMPGIQEMIIILAIFLLLFGSTKLPGLMRSMGQSVNEFKRGMNDTSDDSSDHDKSEAPKA; this is encoded by the coding sequence ATGATCGGTATGAATGATTTAGCGTTAGTTGGCTTTGGTATGCCCGGTATCCAGGAAATGATTATTATCCTGGCGATCTTCTTGCTGCTGTTTGGTTCGACCAAGCTGCCTGGTTTGATGCGTAGCATGGGCCAGAGCGTGAACGAATTCAAACGCGGAATGAACGACACTTCGGACGATTCGTCCGACCACGACAAAAGCGAAGCCCCCAAGGCGTAA
- a CDS encoding prenyltransferase/squalene oxidase repeat-containing protein gives MTAASFAFLAELSQSTSQIVWGVLWGGLAFITLSLLILMQTRWGQARPVSKCVVLSIFAHLLLMTYAQVTDLFAPTGVGNSAPVNIRLSQIDFQQEDQSESNKEVKPWDQLAMSPTPVDGLMTPLERMEMPSPDMPIPSMPQPPMPSLLQRNWDIPQPELPPEQVVESQLPATGPQPEMEMTSTPVSAKEMAPPMPAAATAQVAKQAAPLPMPQLDRADRSMPQIRSAPLPTRVVRDPSNDVQMLRDTTANTDSADALPGERDQLLASTNQLEAMAIGQRTSQSSTALDATLASLHGNQMQDLWASRMAARNLPLPRATRTRMDAQPLPLIMQARVVEDSGAWIEMMGGSKDIEPAVNSALEWLVANQEDDGRWDAVAHGAGQETKVAGHDRQGAGNNADMGITGLATLAFLGKGHTHLEGKHRVAVQKALEYLVNHQHPDGCLGGQAGTYAKMYCHAMALLAISEAYAMTKDERIRPFLDRGLAYTISAQHPRMGGWRYHPGDRGDMSQFGWQVLALHSAALSGIEIDKNTRELMTRFLDESSAGPAKGLAAYRPGEKASPTMTAEALTCRFFLGIENSPKQIEEATEFVMLNEPNREDIDFYYWYYGTLAMYQMQDESWKRWAGKLQPKLLESQVKGGEFSGSWDPKCRWGGYGGRVYSTAMAALSLEVYFRYLPIYRDFEAEMPRVAEKPVPSVAIPRY, from the coding sequence ATGACTGCTGCTTCGTTCGCTTTCCTCGCGGAGCTGAGTCAATCGACGTCCCAAATTGTGTGGGGCGTTCTGTGGGGTGGTCTGGCATTCATCACCCTGTCGCTTTTGATCCTCATGCAAACACGCTGGGGGCAAGCTCGGCCGGTGTCGAAGTGTGTCGTGCTCTCGATCTTCGCTCACTTGCTGCTGATGACCTATGCCCAGGTAACCGACTTGTTCGCCCCGACCGGTGTCGGTAACTCGGCACCGGTAAATATCCGCCTGAGCCAGATCGACTTCCAACAAGAAGACCAGTCCGAATCAAACAAAGAAGTCAAACCGTGGGACCAACTGGCCATGTCCCCTACGCCGGTCGACGGCCTGATGACACCGCTCGAGCGGATGGAAATGCCGTCGCCTGACATGCCGATTCCCTCCATGCCGCAGCCGCCGATGCCCAGCCTGCTGCAGCGAAATTGGGATATCCCTCAGCCGGAATTGCCGCCGGAACAAGTCGTCGAAAGCCAACTGCCGGCGACCGGACCGCAGCCTGAAATGGAGATGACATCCACTCCGGTTTCGGCCAAAGAGATGGCACCTCCAATGCCTGCCGCGGCAACGGCGCAAGTTGCCAAGCAGGCAGCGCCGCTGCCGATGCCTCAGCTCGATCGGGCAGATCGTAGCATGCCCCAGATTCGCAGTGCCCCGCTGCCCACGCGAGTGGTTCGCGATCCGTCGAACGACGTACAGATGCTACGCGATACAACAGCGAACACCGATTCGGCCGATGCGCTGCCAGGCGAACGAGATCAGCTTTTGGCTTCGACGAACCAATTGGAAGCGATGGCGATCGGCCAACGAACGTCGCAAAGTTCGACCGCTCTGGATGCGACTTTGGCCTCGTTGCATGGAAACCAGATGCAGGATTTGTGGGCCAGCCGGATGGCGGCTCGTAATCTGCCCCTACCCCGAGCGACACGTACACGCATGGATGCCCAGCCGTTGCCACTGATCATGCAGGCCCGCGTGGTCGAGGACTCCGGGGCATGGATCGAAATGATGGGTGGCTCGAAAGACATCGAACCGGCTGTGAACTCGGCGCTTGAATGGCTGGTCGCCAACCAGGAAGACGACGGCCGCTGGGACGCCGTGGCCCATGGTGCCGGACAGGAAACGAAAGTCGCCGGGCACGATCGCCAGGGGGCCGGTAACAACGCCGACATGGGAATCACCGGCCTGGCGACGCTGGCGTTTCTGGGCAAGGGACATACACATCTGGAAGGGAAACATCGAGTTGCCGTTCAAAAGGCGCTCGAGTACCTGGTGAATCACCAGCATCCCGACGGCTGCCTGGGTGGTCAGGCCGGTACCTACGCCAAGATGTACTGCCACGCGATGGCCTTGCTGGCGATCAGCGAAGCGTACGCAATGACCAAGGACGAGCGCATCAGGCCGTTTCTCGACCGCGGGCTGGCTTATACGATCTCCGCACAGCATCCACGCATGGGTGGTTGGCGGTATCATCCCGGCGACCGTGGTGACATGAGCCAGTTTGGTTGGCAGGTCTTGGCGCTGCACAGCGCGGCCCTGTCTGGCATCGAGATCGACAAAAATACGCGCGAGCTGATGACGCGGTTTCTGGACGAATCGTCGGCAGGTCCAGCTAAGGGGCTCGCCGCCTATCGGCCTGGTGAGAAAGCAAGCCCTACGATGACGGCCGAAGCGCTGACGTGCCGTTTCTTTCTCGGGATCGAAAACTCTCCGAAACAGATCGAAGAAGCGACCGAGTTTGTCATGTTAAACGAACCAAACCGTGAGGATATCGACTTTTACTACTGGTACTACGGAACCCTGGCCATGTACCAGATGCAGGACGAATCGTGGAAGCGATGGGCCGGCAAGCTGCAACCGAAGCTGCTCGAATCTCAGGTAAAAGGGGGAGAATTCTCCGGAAGTTGGGATCCAAAGTGTCGCTGGGGGGGCTATGGGGGCCGGGTCTATTCAACGGCCATGGCGGCACTTTCCCTGGAAGTTTACTTCCGTTACTTGCCTATCTACCGCGATTTCGAGGCCGAAATGCCCCGAGTCGCCGAAAAACCGGTACCATCGGTAGCGATTCCCCGCTACTAG
- a CDS encoding DUF4910 domain-containing protein produces the protein MNYLGKPLPNGDLIYQLAEQLFPICRSITGNGVRETLGILQQEIPELQVHEIPTGTPCFDWTIPKEWNIRDAWICDPSGEKIVDFKRSNLHVMGYSVPVDQRMSLDELQSHLYSVPEQPNAIPYVTSYYKERWGFCLTDHQRKGLKPGEYHVKIDSELTQGSLSYGEISLPGSSDQEVFLSTYVCHPSMGNNELSGPCVATFLAKWIKELHSRRYRYRIVFIPETIGSIAYLSLHKEEMQKGVIAGFNISCVGDNRDYSFLPSRAGNTVADRVGQHVLRHMAPDYKQYTFLDRGSDERQYCSPGIDLPVASVMRTKYGMYPEYHTSLDDLSLISPEGLFGGYMALIRCLEVLEQDCVPKATTPCEPQLGKRGLYPDLSMKGSANHVRQMMNLLAYSDGTKSLLEIGEIIDAPAWELRKHVDNLAAEGLLEYD, from the coding sequence ATGAATTACCTCGGCAAGCCATTGCCCAATGGCGATTTGATCTACCAGTTAGCTGAGCAGCTATTTCCGATTTGTCGAAGCATTACGGGTAACGGTGTCCGTGAAACCCTGGGCATACTTCAACAGGAAATCCCAGAACTGCAAGTCCATGAGATCCCAACGGGCACACCGTGTTTTGACTGGACAATTCCCAAAGAATGGAACATTCGTGATGCCTGGATATGCGATCCTTCAGGAGAGAAGATCGTTGACTTTAAAAGATCGAATCTGCACGTTATGGGCTATTCGGTCCCCGTTGATCAGCGAATGTCCCTGGACGAGTTGCAATCCCATCTATACTCGGTGCCAGAACAACCAAACGCGATCCCCTACGTCACCTCGTACTACAAGGAGCGTTGGGGATTTTGCTTGACAGACCATCAAAGAAAAGGCCTGAAACCTGGCGAGTATCACGTCAAAATTGACAGCGAACTGACCCAGGGAAGTCTCTCCTATGGTGAGATTTCGCTGCCAGGATCATCGGACCAAGAAGTCTTTTTGTCGACCTACGTCTGTCATCCATCAATGGGTAACAACGAATTGTCGGGACCGTGTGTGGCCACGTTCCTGGCTAAATGGATCAAGGAACTTCACAGTCGACGTTATCGTTACCGGATCGTGTTTATCCCTGAAACGATTGGCTCGATTGCGTACCTGAGTCTTCACAAGGAAGAAATGCAGAAAGGTGTTATTGCAGGATTCAATATCTCGTGTGTTGGAGATAATCGCGACTATTCCTTTCTCCCTTCCCGAGCGGGAAATACCGTTGCTGATCGAGTTGGGCAACATGTTCTCCGGCACATGGCTCCCGATTATAAGCAGTATACTTTTTTGGATCGCGGCAGTGACGAACGTCAATATTGCAGCCCTGGGATAGATTTGCCTGTGGCTTCTGTCATGCGGACAAAGTACGGAATGTATCCAGAGTACCATACGTCTCTCGATGATCTGTCTCTCATTTCGCCGGAAGGACTTTTCGGTGGCTACATGGCATTGATCCGATGCCTGGAAGTCCTTGAGCAAGATTGTGTTCCGAAAGCGACGACTCCCTGCGAGCCTCAATTAGGGAAACGAGGCCTGTATCCTGATTTGAGCATGAAGGGGAGTGCCAATCACGTGCGGCAAATGATGAATCTCCTCGCCTACAGTGACGGAACGAAAAGCCTGCTCGAAATAGGCGAGATCATCGACGCGCCTGCTTGGGAACTCCGCAAGCATGTTGACAATTTAGCCGCAGAAGGTCTCCTCGAATACGACTGA
- a CDS encoding ExbD/TolR family protein codes for MPLKTHHEEAPALNLTPMIDILFLLIIFFMVGSKFTEMERSVDLDVPQVSDMGALTAAPEKKVINIFRDGRVMLGTQEVNLEDLKTHLAASQAEYKDLGVLVRGDSDVPFQQVATVLTTVRQAGIAEMAISVRLSNERR; via the coding sequence ATGCCGCTGAAAACGCATCACGAAGAAGCTCCGGCACTGAACCTGACGCCGATGATCGACATCCTTTTTCTGTTGATCATCTTCTTCATGGTCGGATCGAAGTTCACCGAGATGGAACGCTCGGTCGACCTGGACGTGCCGCAGGTAAGCGACATGGGGGCGCTAACCGCCGCACCGGAAAAGAAAGTCATTAACATCTTTCGCGATGGCCGCGTGATGCTGGGAACCCAAGAGGTCAACCTGGAAGACCTCAAGACGCATCTGGCCGCTTCCCAGGCCGAATACAAGGATCTGGGGGTTCTCGTACGAGGAGACAGCGACGTTCCGTTCCAGCAGGTTGCCACGGTGCTCACGACGGTGCGCCAGGCAGGGATCGCCGAGATGGCCATTTCGGTTCGCCTATCGAACGAGCGGAGGTAG
- a CDS encoding AraC family transcriptional regulator, producing MILESHHGPDFEMEFRVHDFVKVLYVISGSGHVHVAEDRYEVGSRDMVVVLPGRKNRVEDSPNSPISCYVLCVHRSLLSFDPQAVSALPLGLLPRQSHFAQRIERRLRRLLYQQLQNSPLTPLAMVSNGLEILSLISSHRVDKSEGLTDLSQEPGVDEMVAYIRHLDTHFFEATTIDEASSSIGVPRRRFTQLFRGVTGQTWLNYVQELRVEHACKLLETTDRPITSIAFECGFAELSTFYRAFRKMREVTPSAWRRARAD from the coding sequence TTGATACTCGAAAGTCACCACGGCCCCGACTTCGAGATGGAGTTTCGCGTCCACGACTTTGTGAAGGTGCTTTACGTTATCTCGGGTAGCGGTCACGTGCATGTCGCGGAAGATCGCTACGAGGTCGGCTCACGTGATATGGTCGTGGTGCTGCCTGGTCGTAAGAATCGCGTCGAAGACTCCCCTAACTCGCCGATTTCCTGCTATGTGCTGTGTGTGCATCGCTCGCTCCTTTCGTTCGACCCGCAGGCCGTCTCGGCTTTGCCACTGGGACTACTGCCGCGTCAGTCGCATTTTGCCCAGCGTATCGAGCGCCGTTTGCGACGGCTGCTATACCAGCAGCTTCAGAATAGTCCATTAACGCCATTGGCGATGGTTTCTAATGGGCTGGAGATCCTCTCGCTGATTTCCAGTCACCGTGTCGACAAGTCGGAAGGCTTGACCGATCTGTCGCAAGAGCCCGGTGTCGACGAAATGGTGGCCTATATTCGCCATCTGGATACCCACTTCTTTGAAGCGACAACAATTGACGAGGCCTCCAGCAGTATCGGGGTCCCCCGTCGTCGCTTCACCCAACTATTTCGTGGCGTGACTGGTCAGACTTGGTTGAACTACGTGCAAGAGCTGCGTGTCGAGCATGCCTGTAAGCTGCTGGAGACCACCGATCGCCCGATTACCTCGATTGCGTTCGAGTGCGGTTTTGCCGAGCTTTCGACTTTCTACCGTGCATTTCGCAAAATGCGCGAGGTAACGCCCAGTGCCTGGCGTCGAGCCCGCGCCGACTGA
- a CDS encoding MotA/TolQ/ExbB proton channel family protein — protein MLTSHFRRSLAYGALLTIVWGCLTSSLLAQGAVEPAPLPPGLPTLGEDNPIPTKNLLQVFHDGGLLMYPIALCSFILLVFVFERAISLRRGRVIPRPFVKRFIEQVKDGRIDQDQALALCEENQSPVAEVFAAAVKKWGRSCVEVEQAILDAGERVTSRLRQYLRLFNGISTISPLLGLLGTVLGMISAFNAIAANGEAAGQRELLASGISQALLTTAAGMTVALPALIAYLFFSGRVDRLIMEIDLHSQEVVNAIASDGWKDKKKSPSRRASRSTAKAA, from the coding sequence ATGCTCACCTCACACTTTCGTCGATCCTTGGCCTACGGTGCGCTGCTGACAATTGTCTGGGGGTGTTTGACCTCGAGTCTGCTTGCACAAGGAGCGGTTGAGCCTGCTCCTCTTCCGCCCGGTTTACCAACATTGGGTGAAGACAATCCCATCCCGACGAAGAACCTGTTGCAGGTTTTTCATGACGGTGGGCTGCTGATGTATCCGATCGCACTCTGCTCGTTTATTTTGCTGGTGTTCGTCTTTGAGCGAGCCATCAGCCTCCGCCGCGGACGCGTGATTCCACGCCCCTTCGTAAAGCGATTCATCGAGCAGGTCAAAGACGGTCGCATCGATCAAGATCAGGCCCTCGCGCTGTGTGAAGAAAACCAGAGTCCCGTCGCCGAGGTCTTCGCGGCCGCCGTGAAGAAATGGGGTCGCAGCTGCGTGGAAGTTGAACAGGCCATCCTCGACGCCGGCGAACGCGTCACGTCGCGACTTCGCCAGTACCTGCGACTGTTCAACGGTATCAGCACAATCAGTCCCCTGCTGGGGCTGCTGGGGACGGTGCTTGGCATGATCAGTGCGTTCAACGCAATTGCCGCCAACGGAGAAGCAGCCGGCCAGCGAGAACTTCTGGCCAGCGGCATCAGCCAGGCACTGCTTACGACCGCGGCTGGTATGACGGTCGCTTTGCCGGCGCTGATTGCCTACTTGTTCTTCTCGGGCCGAGTCGATCGCTTGATCATGGAGATCGACCTGCACAGCCAGGAAGTCGTCAACGCGATTGCCTCGGATGGTTGGAAAGACAAGAAAAAGTCGCCATCTCGTCGTGCGTCACGTTCCACCGCGAAAGCGGCCTAG